One Enterobacter asburiae genomic window, TAGTGTTCTTCATATCTCCACAAATTTTACGCCGCATGCCAGCGGTGAAACGTTAAGGTATCACTGGCGTGGGTATATTGAGCCTGATTTGCACCATAGTGATATCGTTAATCGCGTTGATATGCGCGAGATGCAGTTTCTACATCGGAGCCAGTTTGATGAAATTCAGTATGGAAGTGCAGCTCTCAAACGTAACGCCAGAGGTGCGATTCTGCGTCCCGTTATCGCGGCTCACGGGCATTTTCGTTTACTTAACATCCTTTTCCCTCAGGTAAAGACACACGTCATTTCACACGAATGCTTTCTTCGAGGCGCCGTTATTACCGCCTGGGCAGATCTGTTTCGCCAGCGGCAAGGTGAGCTTTGGTTTTTAGAAGAGGAAATCACTGAAGATGAAAGCGATATACCCTGGACTTTACTGAGAACAACACAGCACGGCTGGTGGCAAACTCAGTGGCAGCTCTGGGGACAGGGGAAAAACCGCCGGATGGTATGTCCGTTAACAGGGGGTGATAAGCGTAACGCTAAAATACTCTCTTTAAGGGCCAGCAGGCACTTTAGCCACTGGCTATACCAGCAAGCTGAGTTTACGAATAGTGCCAAACTTTCCGCTGGGCGCGTAACGCAGATTCTCCTTTCTCTGGCGGATGCGTCTAACGATAAACTTACACAAACGTTGCCTGGCACGAGCACCGCTTCAATCTAATCTAATCGGCGATAAAGTTATGCCCTGCATTCCCGGTATATAACGTTAAGGGTTCATGTATCTACATGAACCCTTTTAACATCTGCAGTGCGATCAATAGGTAATCAAACCTGCCGACCGATTGCTAATCTTTTTACATCTTTTTATTAATTTGCATGAATGGATGCCGCAGTGATGACATCAGTAAGCTCCGTTTCGTTAAACAATCTTGCACGATAGGCCTCACCAGGGAATTGAGGTGCGCCATCAGGTAATGAAATCACATCGTAGATAGAAGCAATCATATTGCCGTCCACATCACTGATGAAGAATGAACGCGCATGGCAGGTGAAGATAGTGAAATAATCACCATGATCAAACACGCTTCCCATAAAGTCAGTCCATTGGATGATAGGCGTCGTTGGGAGTTCAATAGGTGCATGAATTTCCACTGCTGTTTTGGCTGCTAAGTCTACCGCATAGAAAAGAATGCGTGCTGGATCTGTTTGGTAGGCATCCGTTGTTGCTTCGTCATTCATAGGGCGAATAACAGGGTTTCCATTTGCATCAACGCAAGATCTGTTATCAAAGACAGATAAGACAAATTTGCCTACGGTAGGATCGATATTTGCTGCAAATGCACTATTATTAGTGATGCACACCGTATGGGCACCATTTTCATAGTGAGTAATACCAGTGTTATCAATATGAACAGTCGTTTGTTTAGCCGGGAACTGAGGGTTGAAATTACCGGTGTCGATTGTCCACAAGATACTGCCATCAACGATAGAGATCCCAAAAGTGGTACTCGTTGTGCGAGAATGGACAATAACGGCTTCTTCGTTGTTTGGACTACTTGCAATCCATGTGAGTGAGTTAAAATGGACATCATTAGGGGTATTATTATTCAAGATTTGAGAGCCACTATACTCACTGGTATAGTTTTTCGCCCAAATCATTTTCCCTGTCTGATCGTTGAATTTTAGCACCACGGCATCTTGCGCCATCGTATTGGTGAGTCGGTTAGGACTATCGGTGCCAAACATATAAATGTCGCCCGCTGAGTCCCAGACTACATCGTGAGTATTTGCATAATGATTGCCATCCGCATCACGCAGGTCGAATTCCAGAACGACATTACCCATAATGTCAATTTTGAAGAAGCGACGACCGTACCACGACATATCTTCATCGCTACCGGTATAGAGGTAGCCATTGTGGATTCGCAGCGGCTGGAGATGATAAACCGATACGAAGTTAAAACGCAGGTCACCATTCTGGTCATAACCACGGCCAGTGGATTCCATTAACCAGCTGTTTCCCCATACAGAGGTAAACAGTGCAGGATCGGTTTGTTCAATATCGAGATGGAAGATGACAGAGGTATCATATATCTGATCTTCGGTGCTAATAGTGAATGCCTGATTGAAAACTTCAGCTCCAGTTTCATCCTTAAACACGACCTGCACGCTGTTTGCATATTGTGCATAAAGACCAATAACAGGAATTTTTATGGTTTGAGAAACGCCATAAATCAGATCCGATTCATAGGTGAAATCTACGCTGGTTGGGCTGGTTGTCCGTTTTGATACGGTGTAAGAGTAGCTAACTGGCGTATCAGAGGTAAAATAAATATATGCAGCGAGCTGGTTGTCGGCTGGTGCAAGTTCAGTTTTAACATAAGTAATAGTCATGATTGTATTCCTTTTTGTTTCGTTCAATGAAATATATATTTTTTGCCAGCGCAATAAGGTATCGCTAAAATAAATAGCGAACAAATGAACGACTGGCGGATAAGTTGATGCTGTGGTAATTAAAAATAGTTTTGTATTGTAATTCTCCTCTTGTAAAATAGTTGAATAAGCATGGCATGGTTTATCATCCAGTAAATGCTGGTGTACAGTATTATCGGCCAGAATAGACCTGCCAAATATTTAGCTGCTATTCAGGATACATCTTTCGTGAGAGCTGAAAATGAACCCCATCCTTTATTTCCGTCCAGTTTCCGCCCCATTCAACATCAACAGATAACTCCTTAGCAGCCTGAAACACAGCCGTTGCAATTGTCTGGTAATGTTTAAACTCCTAGGATGCTGTGCCGTTTATGACTGCGAATACATCGACGGCGTGTCCCGTTAAATGCCTGCTTTTTGAGGTTAATGATTTTCCTGCTGCCAATAGCTCAAGCTGCCGCTTCTGGTTTCTTACCCCTTCTGAAATGCCGAAATCAATAGGCGATAATTTCAACGCTTTTCTCATTACATCAGAAAGATCCTTATGAACGCCTTTAAGGTTCTTTTCAGTCGTTTTACTAAATTCATGATTTATCATTGCTGTCTCCAGAGATTTTTTTCCAGTAATAATTAAGGGCAACAACGCCCATGGCACCTGATATACCGCTGACGGCAAGTGAAGTGTGAAATACTGTTCCCAGGCTTTGGGACATCAATCCAGCAAGTACACCGGTGAATCCTGACACAATAATTTGTGCTACTGCCGAAAATAAATTTCTTCCCGACTGGCCCGACTTAACGTCAAGGAGATATCTAACAAGACCTCCCCACGCGCCGAATAATATTATGTAAACCCAGCTAAAAAATGCATTTGATGATGGATCTTTCCATGGCAAAACAATTACCTCCATAGGTGAGTTAATAACGAACTTTACCTCATGATGAGATTATTTTTTCCTGACCGAGAAATATTTTTTTGCTATGCGGTAAATAATAAACGTTGAGCGACCCTGTTTTGTGATGAATGTCACACGGAATGTAATTAATAGATTTTGTCGATCAATTAATGCTGAATGATAGTTATGTGTTATTGATATTAATAATTATATTTAGCAGTGGAATACATAAGAGGAACCAGTAGGAGAATGGCGTATTCTGGTAACGGCAGGAGATAAACCAATACCCTGATGAGCGAATCAGGGACTGGTATTATTGGAATTAGGGACATGCTGCTGCATCAATTCAACAATCCAATCAATAAAAACGCGCAGCCTGGCGTTGACATGGCGGTTCGGCGGAAATGCCAGGTACAGGGGCATTGGGTGAATACGCCATTGCTCAAATAGCGGAATTAAGGAGCCACAAGCCTGATGTGCTGCCGCCATATAGACGGGTAGCGCAATCACGCCTAATCCCGCCAGCCCAGCTTCGAGGTAGGCGTTGCCATCATCCACTGCAAGCACATAGCTGCTCTTGATTTCAATATGTTCACTCTCACCGTGCAGTACCAGAGGATCAATCTTACCGGTGCGTGAGGACAAGAATCCCACTATGCGATGGTCCGTATTTTCCAACTCTTGCGGGTGCGCAGGGACGCCAAGGCGTTCCACATAGCTCGGTGCGACGTAAACACCGATTTGCAAATCACCGACATGGCGTGCGATCAGGGACTGGTCATTGATTTCGCCGCCCCGCAGGACGCAATCCACGTTATCGCCGATCAGATCCACCACCCGGTCACTCACGCCCATATCGAACTGGATGTCAGGGTAGCGCGCGTGAAAAGCCGGTAGCGCAGGCACCAGCACCAGGCGAGCGAGAGGCGTGGGCACGTCTATCCGTAGCCGTCCCCTGGGCGTCATCGCCGAACTGGAGAGGCTGTTTTCAGCATCCTCCATGTCCGCCAGCAGACGGATGACGCGCTCGTAGTAGACCGCGCCATCAGGAGTTACACCGAGCCTGCGGGTGGTGCGATGGAGCAGCTTGACGCGCAGGCGCGCTTCCAGCTGCTGAATAAGCTGCGTCACCGTGGTTTTGCTCATATGAAGCGTCTGGGCAGCCTTTGTGAAACTGCCTGCTTCCACCACGCGAGCAAAGGCGCGCATCGCATCGAAACGATCCATCCCTTGTCCTCTCTTTTTACCGATTGTTTGGATATTACAAACAATGATGGACAAAGTCGCTTGTTTATCCGCCGGATCCTGCGCCTGTAAAGTGTCTTTATGTTCAGCGGGCAGATTTCGCCCCATTACACAGGTACTAACATGACAACACGCGAAGCAGTTTTTCCCTTCGGACGCCAGGCGCTCTATGAGCGCAATCGCTATTCACCCGCCATCAAATCTAACGGCTTCCTGTTTGTTTCGGGGCAGGTTGGTAGCCGGGAGGATGGTTCGCCTGAAGAGGATCTCAACGCGCAGATCCGGCTGGCATTCGATAACCTTAACGCTGTTCTTACGGCTGCGGGCTGCACGTTCGATGACGTGGTTGACGTTACCCTTTTTGTCGTCGATCCCGAGTCAAACCTCGACGCTATCTGGAGTATCCTGCCAGAATATTGGGGGGAAGCGCCTTATCCTACGTTGACCGGGATCGGCGTGACGTGGCTGTACGGGTTCCAGTTTGAGATTAAGGTGATTGCCAGGCTGCCCTAGGGTTACGTGGCTTTGCGCCGGTCGAAAAAAGACAGAGGAAAACTGATGAAAGCAGCGGTTTATGACGTGGAAGGCGCTCCCGGCGTCCTGCAGTATGTCGACGTCCCGGATCCGGTCGCCGGGCCTGACGACGTCCTGATTTCTGTCGAGGCTATCTCTATTGAAGGGGGAGATCTGATCAACCGGCGCTCAACTCCGCCGCCTCTTCCTTCATGGATCGTCGGCTACGCGGCTGCGGGGACAGTTGTTGCCGTCGGGGCGAAAGTCAGTAGCCGAAGGGTTGGGGACAGAGTGACTGCTTTTAGCATGCAGGGATCGCATGCGGAACGTTGGGCTGTGCCTGCGGAACGCACCTGGCTTATACCGGACGGGGTGGATGCAGCAGAAGCGGCGGTGGTACCGATCTCTTTTGGAACCGCGCGCCACTGCCTTTTGACACGAGGGATGCTTCGGCGCGGAGAAACCGTCCTGATTCAGGCTGCAGCGGGGGGCGTGGGGCTCGCGGCGGTTCAGCTTGCCTCACAAGCCGGCGCGAGGGTCATCGCCGTGGCAAGCGGAACGCAGCGAATAAACCGGTTGCTGGAACTTGGTGCCGATCATGTCGTGGATCGTGTAGAGAATAACGTCGTGGACAGTGTCCGAGAGTACACCCATGGCACCGGTGTTGACCTCGTCATCGATCCGGTAGGGACGACGCTGCCTGTTTCGCTTTCGGCACTCGCTCCGGAAGGGCGTCTCGTCTTCGTCGGTAATGCGGGCGGTGGAAGCCTGACTGTCGACCTGTGGCCGTCAATGCAGTCTAACCAGACGCTCATGGGAGTATTCATGGGACCTCTTTTTGAAAGGCCCGGCGTCCGGACAAGTGTGGACGAGATGTTGCAGGCTGTGGCAGAAGGGCGCCTCAGGGTGGTCATTGACCGTGTCTTCCCTCTGGCTAACGCCGCCGCGGCCCATGAATACGCTGAGACAGCGAAACCGCTTGGCCGTATTGTTATGAAGCCTTGAGAGAGGGAGGCCTCAACCTGGCCCGGAAATTCTCCCAATGCGGAGGAGAAAATGAAAATAAAAAAAGCCTGCTTCAAAAGCAGGCTTTTCAAATTGGGGGAGCATTCAATGAGTCAGTTATTCCAGCCGTAACCTCTCCCTAAGCTCCTTCACCAGCGACGCATCATCCAGCTCTGCACTAATCTCATGGCGAATCGCATTAGTGAACTGTTCACTGCGCTCGCAGCTATGGTGATAACCATGAGATAGCCAGTTCCAACTCCCGAGAACAATGTAGCGGCCATCGATCATCATTACCTTTTCATGTGTCCCTTCCGTCAACCGGATAATATTCTCTTTTCCTAATTGTTCACGGTACTCGGCAACCAGAGTCTCATCATTATCATCCGCTCGATCCATGCGCTGATGATAGTAGCCGTAATAAACTTTAACCCTGACACCACGCCGCTGCGTGGCTACCAACTGCGCCAGCTCCGGCCTCTGATAATTCTTACCTCCTCGACGGATCCATGGAGCGATGATAACCAGCTCCTGTTCACACTGGCTGGCCAGCGCGCTAAATGCGGCAATATGTTCGCAGTCGCGATAATAACGCTGTAGACGGGGGGTCTGGCTAAGGCTGGCAAAATTCGGATGCTGGCTACCTTGTTCAAGAAGGAAGCTTTCGGCAACGCTATCCGCAAGGACTTTCAGGTATCCACCTGCTTGCCGCAATCGATGATGGTTACCTACGACGATAAATTGCTGCTTTGCGCGTGAAACCACGACATTCAGCATGTTTGGTGCGTCGTTTTGAAAATTCGGATTATCAAGAGGATGAAAAATAACCGGACTATAAATGATGACCTCAAAGCCTACGCCCTGAAACTGATGCACTGTACCAATGCAGTTTTTCTGCCAGTGATTCATTCGTTGCGCAAGACGTTTAATCAACAATGACTTCTGATTGCTATAGGGAGTGACGATGCCAACATCGGCAGTCAGATCGTAACCAGCTTCTTCCAGCTTATCCAGCAATAGCTCAATAGCATCAACTTCATCCAGATTAGTGTTAACCATATCGCCTTTCTGGCCTTCTACGCTGTAGAACATCAAATGATGTCCGCCTGATTTCTCAAACGCGCTGGCAATACGGCTGGAAGGGGGCGCCGTTTCCACGCTGACGCCATGATAGTTCGCCAGTCGGATGAAAAGGTCGGCAATAGGTTGCTGGCACCGGCGATGCTCATCGAGAATGATGCCATTACCCGTATCGTCTACCTTGCCGGAAAGCGTACCAGCAGCACGGTGCCAGCCCGTGACGCTTGCAGGTGAGACACGCTCATACAACGTATTGTTGCTGGCGAAATGACGCTCACGCAACTGTGTTTGGAGGTTTTCTGACAGGTTTCTGATGGGTTCAATTTGCAGAGGATCGCCAACAATCATCGCTTTCTCACTGCGACTCAATAGAGGCACCAGGGATTCAAGCGAAATCATGCCCGCTTCGTCGCACAGTGCCAGGTGCCATGGTTTATGCCCCTTGAGGTCATCGAGCTTACGATAACCCGCAACCTTCCACGCGGAAACCAGCGTGGTCGCCATTACCGGATATACAAGAGACAGTGCGCGATAGAAATCATCAAGCTTATCCAGCCAGCGATAATAGCCCGCACTGAGGCGCTTACTCATCAACGCTCGCCAGTGAGTCAGTACCTCTTCTAGCTCAATTTTCCGCTTCAGTTGCTCTTGCCAGAGATAACCGATAGCGGCTTCAAACATTTCTCTGTGTTGCCTGATAAAGCGTTTACGCAAAATGTCGCACCAGTTACCTTCCGGATAAAGCTGTTGATACTGTGCCGTTAGCTGTTGCGCCTGGATGACCTGACGCCATTGTGCCTGCAATTGTGCTACTTCAGTATTAAGAGCCTGCAGGTCAACTTCCTGTTGAGCTTCGGGTTCTGCATGCAGGAGCAGCGCCAGTAGCGCTAAGCTATCTACCTGCTGTGAAAGCATTTCTCCAGCATCAGCCAGAGCAGCCAGCTGATGATGGGGAAGGGAAGAAAGACTGAATTTGCGAAAGTCCTCCGGTGCAGCCAGGCTCATCTGTCGCAGCCTTGCTGGATATTTCCTCTCGAAAAAACGAGCCAGATAACGCTTTATCCCTTTACGCGGATAGTCGCGGTAATGCAGTTCCAGGGCCGGGCGTAGCGGTGAATCCATCCAGCTAAGTATCTGCTCCAGACTATGCTGTTGCGGCCATGTCGCCTGCAACGTCTGGTAAATTCTGCTGGCCAGTAGACGCTGCGTTTTTATCTCCCTAAATTCCTGCAGGCGCTGTTCTAACTGACTGGCTAAGGTATCCAGGTCGTCGGGGTGATGAAGCGAAACATCAATGCCGAGTACCTGTGCATGAACGGCGAGCGGGGGAATTTTTTCCATGAAACGAGCCGGTAGCTCTTTTGCTAGTCGGGTGTCCAGATCACAATCCACGACAGATTGTATCGCGACTGCCTTTTCATTCAGATACGCCCGGTAACAAGCGTTCATCTCGTCGCGATGCTTGAGTAAAACCGCTAGAAAATTGTGCTGCTGCTGTTGGTCATAGCTTTCCTGTCGCCAGCGACTAATCAGTTTCTCAAGCCGGGTAAGCTCATGCTGAACCTGTTCGTTCGAGCCGCTATGAAACCATAACCAGTCAAGATCCTGAGTTGCAGGGTCACTGCGCAGATCGTCAATGATATTTTCCACCGCTTTTATTGCAGTGGACGTGACCAGCATGCCGAAGTTCTGGTCCTTTCCATCAGCAATCGCCAGTGCTCTGGCAACCAGTTGTTGTGCGATGAGTGACTTGAATAGCGTGGTTTTACCCGTACCCGGCGCACCTTGTACGGCAATCAGGCGCTCATCCTGATTAATCGCCTGTATTGCCGCCATCTGCCCATGACCCAGAGGATAATGCGTTTCAAACAAACCGCCAGTCACCACTTCGTGAATATACGGGGCCTTCTCGTCACTATGAATATGGCTGAGATACTGCTCCAGCAACGGGAAATCACCAACCGCGTTATCACAAAGCCAGGTGAAATCTTCCGCATCACGCTTGAGGTTGTAATCCTCATTATGCAGCGGAGCCACCAGGGCATTAAACGCATTTTCCAGCCCCTGATATTTACTGTTTGATTGCTGAGTGACCCATTTCAGAAGAGCCTTAAACGCCTCAAGGAACGTGTCATATTTACATCCTGTGAGCGCGCTAACGATACTCATCATATGACGATTTTCACCGAGCTCATCCAACTGAACACCAAACATTTCGCGAAAAGCGAAGGGGAATGCGCTAACAAGTTGTCCATCTTTGACGGGAACTAGCAGGGTGTTTTCGTTCTGTTCAAAAAATGATTTTGGGAGGGGGAAAGAGAAGAGCGGAAGGTATTTTACATTGGCCTTACCTCGCTCATTTTCGATACAGCGGAGTACCGGAAATAGCAGGTTAACAGGTTCAACATGGGTAATTTTACCCTTTTCGTCATATTTGACGAAACGCCGGCGCCAGTGGTTGCGCATTTCAGGCGTAACACGGAGTACTACTCCGCTCTGGTTTTCTTCACAGTTATTTATACCGAGCATGAGTTGTTGGTACTCATGTACCTTGCTGGCCGGTATTTTACTCTTTTCTGCGCCACTGAATTTTACATAATCATGCCACGCTGAAAGGATATCCTTAGACGAGTTTTGCATCATGCTAAAAGAACCTTAACCTGAGTATCTCCCTGAAATTAATGGTTAGAGAATAACACAGAGGCAGATATTTTAACCCTACCAATGGGGACATCTTTGTATGGAGACATAATATGAGTTACAGCGGCTAATAAGATTTCCAGTTTGACTGAGAGGAGTTAGCGTTCAAACAACTGGAACGCATTCTTATGGCACTGCAAATGAAGAGCCTGCCAGGCGGGAAGCTATCTTGAGCTAGCGTGGGAATGATGAAAAGCAAAAAGCCTGCTTCAAAAGCAGGCTTTTCAAATTTGGCTCCTCTGACTGGACTCGAACCAGTGACATACGGATTAACAGTCCGCCGTTCTACCGACTGAACTACAGAGGAATCGTGTGAACGGGGCGCATAGTATCGACCTGCGTTCACCTTGTCAAAGGGGGAAATTAAACTTTTCGTTCGTTTGCCGACAATTTCAGCAAATTGCTGATTTTATGGCAAATTTGCGTTGAAATTACACAGCAAAAAGCGCCGCCCGCAGGCGGCGCGCAGGATCAGAACAGTACGGAGTAGTTCAGACCAAAGGTTCGTCCGCGGCCTTTATAGGTATACAGGCCCGGTGCGCCGTAGGTTGGGCTATACAGCCCCGGCGCGCGCTGGCCCCAGGCGGTGGTGTAGTCTTTGTCCAGCAGGTTTTCCACGCTGAAGCTGACCTTACCCACCGGCAGGGCGTAGCTGCCCAGGAAGTCGACCGTGTTATAGCCATCGATCTTCTTGCCGTCGGAGTCTGACACGTCAAAGGTCTGCGTGCTCTGCACGCGCAGGGTCCAGTCGCCCGGCGCCCAGTTGACCCATGCGCTGGCCTTCGACGGGCTGGCGCTGTCGACCGTCAGCTTCTCCCATTTGCCGTTTTCGCGGGTTTCAGACTTAATGGCGTTAAAGTTCGCACCGGTGCTCCAGTCGCTGTCGGTGAAGAAATAGTCCACCTGACCTTCCACCCCGTAGATACGACGCTTGTCGTCTTCCAGGTTGATGGTCATATCCGTCTTGTTGATGGTGATGGTTTTATCCGAGAGCGAGTAATACGCCGCGACCTGCGTGCGCAGGTTATCGCCGGTGTAGCGCCAGCCCAGCTCATAAGCGTTGACCTTGATGCCGTCCAGCTTCGAGTCGTTCACGTTGACGCTGTTCAGCAGGCGGTAGTGACCGTTGCTGAGCTGATAGGTGCCCGAGCCGTAGTACTTCGCCAGGTCCGGAATTTCGAAGCCCTGGGAGAAGTTAAACCACACCTGCTGCTGTTCGGTCAGGCGACCGAGGATCCCGGCGTTAAACAGGAAGTTGTTGTAATCGGTTTTCCCGCCCGGCACCGCGTCTGCGGAGGTGGCTTTCCCGGTGGCGATAGCCTGCTGCTGGGTGTAACCGACAAAGTCGTCCACCTTGTTTTCGGTGTACTGGTAGCGCACGCCGCCGCTCAGGGTGATGGCGTCAATGTCGTAGCTGGCCTGCAGGAACGGGGCGAGGTTGGTGATGCTGTAGCCCGGGTAACGGCCCACGTTGTAGGCGTTATCCAGCTCCATGCCGCCGCTCGCCGCGGCCTTGCTCAGGTTAAAGAACTGCTGGTTAGCATCGAAGGTTTCGTGGTCGGCATCCACACCCCAGGTCAGCGTTAAATCGTCCACCGGCTTGCTGTTCAGCGTCAGCTTGCCGCCGTAAAAATCGGTTTTCTGCTGGGACGCGCCGATGCTGCTCACCACGCCTTTGGTCAGTGTCGGGAACGGATAATAGGTCAGGCTCTCGTCGCGATAGTAAATCTGCGCGACCAGATCCTGGCCCCAGAAGTCGGTATTGGAGTACTGCAGGTTAATCAGATGGCGCTCGGTACCCGGTACGCGGTCAGAATCAAGATTACCTTTGTTGTAGGCGGTCGCATCCCCCGTTACCGCCGAGAAATTCTTCCCGAGATACAGCCCATGCTTGCCGTCGGACTCGCTCTTGTAGTACTGCGTCGTCAGTTGCAGCTGCTGATGATCGTCAATGTTGATGGTGCCCGTGCCCATCACATCAATACGGTCGGAATACTGGAGGCCGGTCTGGGTGTTATCGATAATCACCTCGTCGCCGTTGCCGTCATACCAGCCGCCGTAGCGCTGATACGACACCGACAGACGACCGGAGGCGTTGTCATTGCCACCGCTTACGGCTGCCGATACGTTCTCATCGTGATCGTTGTGGCTGTTAAATCCGCTCTTTGTCCCGGTCTGGAACTCAACTTCGGTCTCCGGCTGGCCCTTTTTGGTAACGATGTTCACCAGGCCGCCGGTGCTGCCGCCGCCGTAGAGTGAGGTGGCGCCGGAGATCACTTCAATACGGTCAATGTTGAACGGATCAATAGAGTCCAGCTGGCGGCTGTCGCTGCGGGACGAGTTCAGGCGAACGCCGTCCACCATCACCATCATAGAGCGGCCGCGCAGGTTCATGCCGTAGTTGGTACGCCCCTGGCTGCTGACGTCCATGCCGGGGATCAGCTGCGCCAGCACCTCTTTAATCTCTTTCCCGCCCTGAACCTGCTGCTCAATTTCAGCCCGCTCAATGACCCAGGTGGTCTGCGCCATCTCCGCCACGCTGCGGTGCGCGCGGCTGGCGGAGACAACGATATTTTCTTCCTTTTGTTCTTCCGCCCACGCAGAGGTAGAAAGCATTGCAAGCAAGCAAGGATTTAAAACCCAAAGATGAGAACGTTTCATTGTTATGTTGATCCTGATTGTGTGTGTCAGTACTCGGTGGTTTTTGCTAATGATTTAAAAACCTGGCTGCTGTCCGGGCTGGCTGTGGTGCGCCAGTGGATAACGCCGGGGGTGGTGGCCAGCTCAAACGGCTCGTCGGCGTGCGCGCGATTCAAGATCCGCGCCGCGCGCCAGGCCATCAGGCTGAGCTGGGGTTCGGCAATGCCGAGACGGTGCATCCCGGCATTCACGGCGAACAGGCGGTTGCTCTGCGGGCCGTCCCATTCGAGAGTGAAATCGTTGTTGATGCAGAAGGCTTCGTCCGTATCCAGATGCAGGCGATGAGACAGCGGCGCGAGGAACGCGGGCTGAACGGCGCGGTAGCCGGTGGCGAAAATCACCACGTCGCTCTCCAGCTGCTCGCGGCCGCCGTCGAGGTGATGCTGAATGCTCAGACGATGTCCGTTTTCCTGGCGCGTCAGGGACGTCACCGAGCGGGACGGCAGGAGATGCGCCCAGGGTTTTTCACGCAGCACTTCGAAGCGGTGGTACATCGCGCGGTAAATCGCCAGCAGGGACTCGGTGGTGATGCCGTCGGACGTCATCTTCTGCTCGTGCAGCATCTGACGACGGGCCTCTTCGCCCAGCGTGGAGAAGCTGTCCACGTACTCCGGCGTGAAATACTCGTTGGCAAAGGCGGCTTCATCCAGCGCGTTGTAGTTATTGCGGCGCGATACCCAGTTCAGGCTCAGCGGCTGGCCCCATTCGCCGCGGAAGATATTCAAAAACAGGTCGGCTCCGCTCTGGCCGCCGCCGACGACGGTGACGCGCTTGCCCGCAAGATCCGGCGTGCGCAGCATCATCTCGCTGGCGTGGAAGCAGGTATCGTCCTGAACGGTGACGCAGTCAGGCAGGTTGATCTGTTTGCCAATCCCCACGCAGACGTGGCGCGCCAGGAAGCGGTCGCGCTGGGTCACCACTTCAAACAGGCCGCTTTTCTCATCAAAGCTCACCTGCTGCA contains:
- a CDS encoding AAA domain-containing protein, with amino-acid sequence MMQNSSKDILSAWHDYVKFSGAEKSKIPASKVHEYQQLMLGINNCEENQSGVVLRVTPEMRNHWRRRFVKYDEKGKITHVEPVNLLFPVLRCIENERGKANVKYLPLFSFPLPKSFFEQNENTLLVPVKDGQLVSAFPFAFREMFGVQLDELGENRHMMSIVSALTGCKYDTFLEAFKALLKWVTQQSNSKYQGLENAFNALVAPLHNEDYNLKRDAEDFTWLCDNAVGDFPLLEQYLSHIHSDEKAPYIHEVVTGGLFETHYPLGHGQMAAIQAINQDERLIAVQGAPGTGKTTLFKSLIAQQLVARALAIADGKDQNFGMLVTSTAIKAVENIIDDLRSDPATQDLDWLWFHSGSNEQVQHELTRLEKLISRWRQESYDQQQQHNFLAVLLKHRDEMNACYRAYLNEKAVAIQSVVDCDLDTRLAKELPARFMEKIPPLAVHAQVLGIDVSLHHPDDLDTLASQLEQRLQEFREIKTQRLLASRIYQTLQATWPQQHSLEQILSWMDSPLRPALELHYRDYPRKGIKRYLARFFERKYPARLRQMSLAAPEDFRKFSLSSLPHHQLAALADAGEMLSQQVDSLALLALLLHAEPEAQQEVDLQALNTEVAQLQAQWRQVIQAQQLTAQYQQLYPEGNWCDILRKRFIRQHREMFEAAIGYLWQEQLKRKIELEEVLTHWRALMSKRLSAGYYRWLDKLDDFYRALSLVYPVMATTLVSAWKVAGYRKLDDLKGHKPWHLALCDEAGMISLESLVPLLSRSEKAMIVGDPLQIEPIRNLSENLQTQLRERHFASNNTLYERVSPASVTGWHRAAGTLSGKVDDTGNGIILDEHRRCQQPIADLFIRLANYHGVSVETAPPSSRIASAFEKSGGHHLMFYSVEGQKGDMVNTNLDEVDAIELLLDKLEEAGYDLTADVGIVTPYSNQKSLLIKRLAQRMNHWQKNCIGTVHQFQGVGFEVIIYSPVIFHPLDNPNFQNDAPNMLNVVVSRAKQQFIVVGNHHRLRQAGGYLKVLADSVAESFLLEQGSQHPNFASLSQTPRLQRYYRDCEHIAAFSALASQCEQELVIIAPWIRRGGKNYQRPELAQLVATQRRGVRVKVYYGYYHQRMDRADDNDETLVAEYREQLGKENIIRLTEGTHEKVMMIDGRYIVLGSWNWLSHGYHHSCERSEQFTNAIRHEISAELDDASLVKELRERLRLE
- a CDS encoding TonB-dependent siderophore receptor; the protein is MKRSHLWVLNPCLLAMLSTSAWAEEQKEENIVVSASRAHRSVAEMAQTTWVIERAEIEQQVQGGKEIKEVLAQLIPGMDVSSQGRTNYGMNLRGRSMMVMVDGVRLNSSRSDSRQLDSIDPFNIDRIEVISGATSLYGGGSTGGLVNIVTKKGQPETEVEFQTGTKSGFNSHNDHDENVSAAVSGGNDNASGRLSVSYQRYGGWYDGNGDEVIIDNTQTGLQYSDRIDVMGTGTINIDDHQQLQLTTQYYKSESDGKHGLYLGKNFSAVTGDATAYNKGNLDSDRVPGTERHLINLQYSNTDFWGQDLVAQIYYRDESLTYYPFPTLTKGVVSSIGASQQKTDFYGGKLTLNSKPVDDLTLTWGVDADHETFDANQQFFNLSKAAASGGMELDNAYNVGRYPGYSITNLAPFLQASYDIDAITLSGGVRYQYTENKVDDFVGYTQQQAIATGKATSADAVPGGKTDYNNFLFNAGILGRLTEQQQVWFNFSQGFEIPDLAKYYGSGTYQLSNGHYRLLNSVNVNDSKLDGIKVNAYELGWRYTGDNLRTQVAAYYSLSDKTITINKTDMTINLEDDKRRIYGVEGQVDYFFTDSDWSTGANFNAIKSETRENGKWEKLTVDSASPSKASAWVNWAPGDWTLRVQSTQTFDVSDSDGKKIDGYNTVDFLGSYALPVGKVSFSVENLLDKDYTTAWGQRAPGLYSPTYGAPGLYTYKGRGRTFGLNYSVLF
- a CDS encoding lysine N(6)-hydroxylase/L-ornithine N(5)-oxygenase family protein, producing MKTYDFIGIGIGPFNLSIAALAEGLDGFSSLFLERKPHFSWHPGMMVPDCHMQTSFLKDLVSAVEPTNRHSFLNYLVQRKKFYRFLTTEQRTVSREEFADYLCWAAENLTNLAFSQQVQQVSFDEKSGLFEVVTQRDRFLARHVCVGIGKQINLPDCVTVQDDTCFHASEMMLRTPDLAGKRVTVVGGGQSGADLFLNIFRGEWGQPLSLNWVSRRNNYNALDEAAFANEYFTPEYVDSFSTLGEEARRQMLHEQKMTSDGITTESLLAIYRAMYHRFEVLREKPWAHLLPSRSVTSLTRQENGHRLSIQHHLDGGREQLESDVVIFATGYRAVQPAFLAPLSHRLHLDTDEAFCINNDFTLEWDGPQSNRLFAVNAGMHRLGIAEPQLSLMAWRAARILNRAHADEPFELATTPGVIHWRTTASPDSSQVFKSLAKTTEY